The following coding sequences lie in one Arachis stenosperma cultivar V10309 chromosome 5, arast.V10309.gnm1.PFL2, whole genome shotgun sequence genomic window:
- the LOC130979076 gene encoding tocopherol O-methyltransferase, chloroplastic isoform X2, with amino-acid sequence MALLATSTIAFKTINTQIRSRSFLPAQRHLPLSSSPPSSSFFRTVSVKAMELEKKNPMVIDENGVLKKGIAEFYDESSAIWEDIWGDHMHHGFYPPDSTVSLSDHRAAQIRMIEQALRFASIPLGDERKWPKKIVDVGCGIGGSSRYLSEKFGATAIGITLSPVQAQRANALAAAQGLANKVSFQVADALDQPFPDGQFDLVWSMESGEHMPDKAKFVSELARVAAPGATIIIVTWCHRDLGPDEESLKPWEEKHLKKICDAFYLPAWCSTADYVRLLESLSLQDIKSEDWSPYVAPFWPAVIRSALSWKGLTSLLRSGLKTIKGALAMPLMIEGFKKDLIKFAIITCRKPE; translated from the exons ATGGCTTTATTGGCGACTAGTACAATCGCCTTTAAAACTATTAATACTCAAATTCGCAGTCGTAGTTTTCTACCGGCGCAACGGCATCTCCCGCTCTCTTcctctcctccttcttcttcgtTCTTCAGAACTGTTTCCGTCAAAGCAATGGAGTTAGAGAAGAAGAATCCGATGGTGATTGACGAGAATGGAGTTCTTAAGAAAGGTATCGCCGAGTTCTACGATGAGTCCTCTGCTATTTGGGAAGATATTTGGGGAGACCACATGCACCATGGCTTTTATCCTCCCGATTCTACCGTTTCCCTCTCCGATCATCGTGCTGCTCAGATCCGAATGATTGAACAAGCTCTTCGATTTGCTTCTATTCCTCTAG GAGATGAGAGGAAATGGCCGAAGAAAATAGTGGATGTTGGATGCGGGATTGGGGGAAGCTCAAGGTATCTGTCTGAAAAATTTGGAGCTACTGCCATCGGTATTACTCTCAGTCCTGTTCAAGCTCAAAGGGCTAATGCTCTTGCTGCTGCTCAGGGTTTGGCCAACAAG GTTTCGTTTCAAGTGGCAGATGCTTTAGACCAACCATTTCCCGATGGGCAATTCGATCTTGTTTGGTCCATGGAAAGTGGAGAACACATGCCTGACAAAGCCAAG TTTGTGAGTGAGTTGGCTAGGGTAGCTGCACCGGGTGCCACCATAATAATAGTAACATGGTGCCACAGAGATCTTGGCCCTGATGAAGAATCCTTAAAGCCATGGGAAGAAAAACACTTGAAGAAGATATGTGATGCATTCTATCTTCCAGCATGGTGCTCAACTGCTGATTACGTTAGATTGCTTGAGTCCCTATCATTACAG GACATCAAGTCAGAAGATTGGTCTCCCTATGTTGCTCCATTCTGGCCCGCTGTCATACGGTCAGCATTATCATGGAAGGGTCTTACTTCACTCTTGCGCAGTG GATTAAAAACCATAAAAGGAGCTTTGGCTATGCCATTGATGATAGAAGGATTCAAGAAGGATCTAATTAAGTTTGCGATCATTACATGCAGGAAGCCTGAATAA
- the LOC130979076 gene encoding tocopherol O-methyltransferase, chloroplastic isoform X1, translating to MALLATSTIAFKTINTQIRSRSFLPAQRHLPLSSSPPSSSFFRTVSVKAMELEKKNPMVIDENGVLKKGIAEFYDESSAIWEDIWGDHMHHGFYPPDSTVSLSDHRAAQIRMIEQALRFASIPLAGDERKWPKKIVDVGCGIGGSSRYLSEKFGATAIGITLSPVQAQRANALAAAQGLANKVSFQVADALDQPFPDGQFDLVWSMESGEHMPDKAKFVSELARVAAPGATIIIVTWCHRDLGPDEESLKPWEEKHLKKICDAFYLPAWCSTADYVRLLESLSLQDIKSEDWSPYVAPFWPAVIRSALSWKGLTSLLRSGLKTIKGALAMPLMIEGFKKDLIKFAIITCRKPE from the exons ATGGCTTTATTGGCGACTAGTACAATCGCCTTTAAAACTATTAATACTCAAATTCGCAGTCGTAGTTTTCTACCGGCGCAACGGCATCTCCCGCTCTCTTcctctcctccttcttcttcgtTCTTCAGAACTGTTTCCGTCAAAGCAATGGAGTTAGAGAAGAAGAATCCGATGGTGATTGACGAGAATGGAGTTCTTAAGAAAGGTATCGCCGAGTTCTACGATGAGTCCTCTGCTATTTGGGAAGATATTTGGGGAGACCACATGCACCATGGCTTTTATCCTCCCGATTCTACCGTTTCCCTCTCCGATCATCGTGCTGCTCAGATCCGAATGATTGAACAAGCTCTTCGATTTGCTTCTATTCCTCTAG CAGGAGATGAGAGGAAATGGCCGAAGAAAATAGTGGATGTTGGATGCGGGATTGGGGGAAGCTCAAGGTATCTGTCTGAAAAATTTGGAGCTACTGCCATCGGTATTACTCTCAGTCCTGTTCAAGCTCAAAGGGCTAATGCTCTTGCTGCTGCTCAGGGTTTGGCCAACAAG GTTTCGTTTCAAGTGGCAGATGCTTTAGACCAACCATTTCCCGATGGGCAATTCGATCTTGTTTGGTCCATGGAAAGTGGAGAACACATGCCTGACAAAGCCAAG TTTGTGAGTGAGTTGGCTAGGGTAGCTGCACCGGGTGCCACCATAATAATAGTAACATGGTGCCACAGAGATCTTGGCCCTGATGAAGAATCCTTAAAGCCATGGGAAGAAAAACACTTGAAGAAGATATGTGATGCATTCTATCTTCCAGCATGGTGCTCAACTGCTGATTACGTTAGATTGCTTGAGTCCCTATCATTACAG GACATCAAGTCAGAAGATTGGTCTCCCTATGTTGCTCCATTCTGGCCCGCTGTCATACGGTCAGCATTATCATGGAAGGGTCTTACTTCACTCTTGCGCAGTG GATTAAAAACCATAAAAGGAGCTTTGGCTATGCCATTGATGATAGAAGGATTCAAGAAGGATCTAATTAAGTTTGCGATCATTACATGCAGGAAGCCTGAATAA